One region of Brassica napus cultivar Da-Ae chromosome A10, Da-Ae, whole genome shotgun sequence genomic DNA includes:
- the LOC106419002 gene encoding LOW QUALITY PROTEIN: UDP-glycosyltransferase 76C1 (The sequence of the model RefSeq protein was modified relative to this genomic sequence to represent the inferred CDS: substituted 1 base at 1 genomic stop codon) — protein sequence MEKRNKTRVILFPLPLQGCINPMLQLAKILFSKGFSITIIHTRFNAPKPSDHPLFTFLQIPDGLSESQTQSRDVLLQLTLLNNNCENPLRECLTKLIKGSGTEEGGEISCLIDDSGWVFTQSVADSFNLPRFVLCAYKFTFFLRHLLVPQLRREGFLPFPDSEAEDSVPTFQPLRKKDLARIMGNKDQAEPLDAYLVKILDTTKPASGLIVMSCEELDRDSLSESHKVFTFPIXPIGPPHIHDVPASSSSLFEPDQSCIPWLDKQETRSVMYVSLGSIVTITESQFLEIACGLRQTNLSFLWVVRPGSVQGRDWIESLPSGFMDGKGKIVKWAPQLDVLAHRATGGFLTHNGWNSTLESICEGVPMISLPFVWDQLLNARFVSDVWRIGIHLEGRIERREIERAVTRLMVEPEGEEIRERVNVLRDEVRRSVQRGGSSSRYLDDLVDRIASF from the exons ATGGAGAAACGTAACAAGACACGAGTGATTCTCTTCCCTCTACCATTACAAGGATGCATAAACCCTATGCTTCAGCTAGCAAAGATCCTATTCTCGAAAGGCTTCTCAATCACAATCATCCACACGCGCTTCAACGCGCCCAAACCTTCAGACCACCCTCTCTTCACTTTCCTACAGATCCCCGACGGTTTGTCCGAATCTCAGACGCAGTCTCGCGATGTCCTGCTTCAGCTCACGCTCCTCAACAACAACTGCGAGAACCCGTTACGTGAGTGTTTGACTAAACTCATCAAAGGTTCAGGAACAGAGGAAGGTGGTGAGATCAGCTGTTTGATCGATGACTCCGGGTGGGTTTTCACGCAGTCCGTCGCGGATAGTTTCAATCTCCCGAGATTCGTCCTCTGTGCGTATAAGTTCACGTTCTTTCTCCGACATCTGCTTGTCCCTCAGCTTCGCCGTGAAGGGTTTCTTCCGTTTCCAG ATTCCGAAGCAGAGGACTCTGTTCCGACGTTTCAACCGCTTCGAAAGAAAGATCTCGCGAGAATCATGGGAAACAAAGATCAGGCTGAGCCGCTGGATGCTTACTTGGTCAAGATACTCGATACGACGAAGCCAGCTTCGGGGCTCATAGTCATGTCCTGCGAAGAGCTCGACAGAGATTCGCTTTCCGAGTCCCACAAAGTCTTCACCTTTCCTATCTAGCCTATTGGCCCACCTCACATCCATGACGTGCCAGCTTCGTCTAGCAGCTTGTTCGAACCGGACCAGAGCTGCATTCCTTGGTTAGATAAGCAAGAAACGAGATCAGTGATGTACGTGAGCTTAGGGAGTATAGTGACAATCACCGAGTCTCAGTTTTTGGAGATTGCTTGTGGCTTAAGGCAAACCAACCTATCTTTCTTGTGGGTTGTTAGGCCTGGTTCGGTCCAGGGCAGAGACTGGATCGAGTCATTACCATCAGGGTTCATGGACGGGAAGGGAAAGATAGTGAAATGGGCACCGCAGCTAGATGTTCTCGCGCATAGAGCTACGGGTGGGTTTTTGACTCATAATGGATGGAACTCGACGCTAGAGAGTATATGCGAAGGTGTTCCTATGATCAGCTTGCCTTTTGTGTGGGACCAGTTGCTTAACGCGAGGTTCGTTAGCGATGTGTGGAGGATAGGGATTCATTTGGAAGGTCgcatagagagaagagaaatcgAGAGAGCTGTGACAAGACTAATGGTTGAACCTGAAGGAGAAGAGATTCGAGAGAGAGTTAATGTGTTGCGAGATGAAGTAAGAAGATCTGTTCAACGAGGAGGCTCGTCATCTCGGTATTTAGATGATCTGGTTGATCGTATTGCATCATTCTAG
- the LOC106419086 gene encoding UDP-glycosyltransferase 76C2 yields the protein MEKKKNGVRVILFPLPLQGCINPMLQLANILHSQGFSITVIHTRFNGPKASNHPLFTFLEIPDGLSESQINDEPTSNVMSLLAQINVNAESPFRECLQKLLLEESEKVSCLVDDCGWLFTQSVAESLNLPRLVLSTFKATFLNAYPILPRIRTKGYLPVSDSEAEDSVLEFPPLLKRDLPRIFGEDGEKLDPFLDTIVDTTMRSSGLIFMSCQELEKDSLTLSNEIFKVPVFAIGPFHSYFSASSSSLFRQDETCIHWLDNQEDKSVIYVSLGSVVNITESEFLEIAWGLSNSKQPFLWVVRPGLVLGAEWIELLTEELVRSLEKKGKIVKWSPQQEVLAHRAVGGFLTHNGWNSTLESICEGVPMICLPGGWDQMLNARFVSDVWRVGIHLEGKIERKEIEKAVRMLMVESEGEKIRGRMNVLKDEVGRSVKDGGSSFRSIAALTNHILSL from the exons atggagaagaagaagaatggtgtgCGAGTGATTCTCTTCCCGTTGCCATTACAAGGCTGCATAAACCCTATGCTTCAGCTCGCCAACATCCTTCACTCACAAGGCTTCTCAATCACTGTCATCCACACGCGGTTCAACGGTCCAAAAGCTTCGAACCATCCTCTCTTCACCTTCTTAGAGATTCCAGACGGCTTGTCTGAATCCCAGATCAACGACGAGCCTACCTCTAATGTTATGTCTCTCCTCGCGCAAATCAACGTCAACGCTGAGTCCCCGTTTCGTGAATGCTTGCAAAAACTGTTGCTTGAAGAATCAGAGAAGGTTAGCTGTTTGGTCGATGATTGTGGATGGCTCTTCACACAATCTGTCGCAGAGAGTTTGAATCTCCCGAGGCTTGTTCTCTCTACTTTCAAAGCCACTTTCTTGAATGCTTATCCTATTCTCCCGCGTATCCGAACCAAAGGCTATCTTCCAGTTTCAG ATTCGGAAGCAGAGGACTCTGTTCTTGAGTTCCCTCCGCTTCTAAAGAGAGATCTGCCAAGGATTTTCGGAGAAGACGGAGAGAAACTCGATCCATTCTTAGACACTATCGTCGACACGACGATGAGATCATCAGGTCTAATATTCATGTCCTGCCAAGAGCTGGAGAAAGATTCGTTGACTCTCTCCAACGAAATCTTCAAGGTTCCAGTCTTTGCGATTGGTCCGTTTCACAGCTACTTCTCCGCTTCGTCTAGTAGCCTTTTCAGACAAGACGAGACTTGCATTCATTGGTTAGATAATCAAGAAGATAAGTCCGTTATCTACGTGAGTCTAGGAAGCGTTGTGAACATAACGGAATCAGAGTTTTTGGAGATTGCTTGGGGTTTAAGCAATAGCAAACAGCCTTTCTTGTGGGTGGTACGACCCGGTTTGGTCTTAGGCGCAGAGTGGATCGAGTTACTCACCGAAGAGCTCGTGAGGAGCCTTGAGAAAAAAGGGAAGATAGTGAAGTGGTCTCCACAACAGGAGGTTCTTGCGCACCGAGCCGTTGGTGGGTTCTTGACACACAATGGTTGGAACTCGACGCTGGAGAGTATATGCGAAGGGGTTCCTATGATCTGTTTGCCTGGAGGTTGGGATCAAATGCTGAACGCAAGATTTGTGAGCGATGTTTGGAGGGTTGGTATTCATTTGGAGGGTAAGATCGAGAGGAAGGAGATCGAGAAAGCTGTGAGGATGTTAATGGTTGAAAGTGAAGGAGAAAAGATTCGTGGGAGGATGAATGTTTTGAAAGATGAGGTTGGGAGATCGGTTAAAGATGGTGGCTCGTCTTTTAGGTCTATAGCAGCCCTAACGAATCATATACTATCGTTGTAA
- the LOC106419297 gene encoding disease resistance protein RPS6-like isoform X2 has translation MAACFNGSSKHPRTSFSDSEAHMVDDFVNDVSCKLNCSQSSSEEFDDLIGIEAHIANMVSLLSMDAEQVLMVGIWGPSGIGKSTIARALFGSLSYRFQRCVFIDRSFIDRTLENFRRINLDDYGVKLQLQEKFLSEILDHKDVKIDHLGVLRGRLQNHKVLIVLDDVDDRLLLDALVGQTLWFGSGSRIIVVTKDVHLLRSHGIERVYEVGFPSEDQALEMFCQSAFKRNSPADGFMDLALEVSKLAGNLPLGLNLLGSSLRGRNKEDWIDMLPELRTCLNGDIEKTLRFGYDRLKETHKRLFLHIACLFNGEKVDSLKWLLADSDVDVNTGLRVLVERSLIRITTHLCKTVEMHNLLQEMGRGIVSAQSFDEPGERQFLTDSKNICDVLEDNSGTKAVLGISWNISEIDELFTLDEDAFKGMSNLRFLKIYKNPLERNEETKLYLPQGIQSLSRRLRLLHWDAYPMSRMPSHFSPAYLVELGMIDSELEKMWEGPQPLKYLKNMSLWRSKKLKEVPDLSKAPNLEELYLADCQSLEMLPSSIRYLKNLKTLNMEECRKLEFLPTNINLESLSNLTLYGCSLIRSFPDISRNISVLSLENTAIEEVPWWIEKMTGLTGLFMSGCSKLSRISPNISKLKHLEDVDFSLCYALTEDSWHDDPQVVPAPNPIGDLDMSDNTFTRLPHSLVSIKPQELNIGNCRKLVSLPELQTSSLKILRAQDCESLESISHLFRNPETILHFINCFKLEQESLIRSSVFKYMILPGGQVPPEYFTHRASGSYLTIPLLESFLHGSFLRFKACLLIDTDSTKPTWVKSIIRVWCLLKGNQGNHFHSSDLHILIFVTRLLDRHLAIFDCSFPLDNPLAKSNYDAVEIKFGWDACEIKECGIQFFSPSSDSQPGDANKLSEENSVDC, from the exons ATGGCGGCTTGCTTTAACGGAAGTAGCAAACATCCACGGACATCATTCTC ggACAGTGAAGCACACATGGTAGATGATTttgtcaatgatgtttcatgtaAGCTGAATTGCTCACAATCATCATCAGAAGAGTTTGATGATTTGATTGGGATCGAAGCTCATATAGCAAACATGGTTTCACTGTTGTCTATGGATGCTGAACAAGTGTTGATGGTAGGGATTTGGGGTCCTTCGGGAATTGGTAAGAGTACCATCGCGAGAGCTTTATTTGGTAGCCTCTCTTACCGATTCCAAAGGTGTGTCTTCATCGATAGATCCTTCATCGACAGGACTCTAGAAAATTTCAGAAGAATCAACTTGGATGATTACGGCGTAAAGCTGCAACTGCAAGAAAAATTTCTGTCTGAGATTTTAGACCACAAGGATGTGAAGATTGATCATTTAGGTGTGTTAAGAGGAAGGCTACAGAACCATAAAGTTCTTATAGTTCTCGACGATGTGGATGATCGATTGCTTCTAGATGCCTTAGTTGGACAAACTCTTTGGTTTGGTTCCGGTAGCAGAATCATTGTGGTAACCAAGGATGTACACTTGTTAAGAAGCCACGGTATCGAACGTGTTTACGAGGTGGGTTTTCCTTCCGAAGATCAAGCTCTCGAGATGTTCTGCCAATCCGCTTTTAAACGAAACTCTCCAGCTGATGGTTTCATGGATCTTGCCCTCGAAGTTTCGAAACTTGCCGGTAATCTTCCTTTGGGTCTTAACCTTTTGGGTTCTTCTCTGCGAGGGAGGAACAAGGAGGATTGGATCGACATGCTACCTGAGCTCAGGACATGTCTGAATGGAGACATCGAGAAAACGTTGAGATTCGGTTATGATCGGTTAAAGGAGACACATAAAAGGCTATTTCTTCACATAGCGTGTTTGTTCAACGGTGAAAAAGTTGATAGCTTAAAATGGTTGCTCGCTGATAGTGACGTTGATGTTAACACTGGTCTTAGAGTTTTAGTTGAGAGGTCGCTTATACGTATAACAACACACTTGTGTAAAACTGTGGAGATGCATAATTTGCTGCAAGAAATGGGTAGAGGAATTGTATCTGCACAGTCCTTTGACGAGCCTGGAGAACGTCAATTTCTGACTGATTCCAAGAATATATGTGATGTACTTGAGGATAACAGT GGCACTAAAGCTGTTTTAGGTATATCGTGGAACATATCAGAAATTGATGAGTTGTTCACGTTGGATGAGGATGCATTCAAAGGGATGAGTAATCTCCGGTTTCTTAAGATTTACAAGAACCCGTTGGAGCGTAATGAAGAAACAAAGTTGTACTTGCCCCAAGGCATACAATCTTTGTCTCGTCGACTTAGATTGTTACACTGGGATGCATATCCAATGTCACGTATGCCTTCACACTTTTCACCAGCCTATCTCGTTGAACTTGGTATGATAGATAGCGAGCTCGAGAAGATGTGGGAAGGGCCCCAG cCACTTAAATATCTTAAGAATATGAGCTTGTGGAGATCAAAAAAACTGAAAGAAGTCCCAGATCTTTCGAAAGCTCCCAATCTCGAGGAACTGTATCTAGCTGATTGCCAGAGTCTAGAGATGCTTCCTTCTTCTATTCGGTATCTCAAGAACCTCAAGACTTTGAACATGGAAGAATGCAGAAAGCTGGAGTTTCTTCCGACAAACATCAACTTGGAATCTCTCTCTAACCTGACTCTCTATGGATGCTCACTGATAAGAAGCTTTCCCGATATTTCGCGCAACATTTCAGTTCTCTCTCTAGAGAACACGGCGATCGAAGAAGTTCCTTGGTGGATTGAGAAGATGACTGGTCTTACCGGCCTGTTCATGAGTGGCTGCAGCAAGTTAAGCCGTATCTCGCCGAATATATCTAAACTCAAACATCTTGAGGATGTAGATTTCTCCTTGTGCTATGCATTAACTGAAGATAGCTGGCACGACGATCCTCAGGTGGTGCCTGCTCCTAATCCTATTGGAGATTTAGACATGTCTGATAACACTTTCACTAGACTTCCACACTCATTGGTTTCCATTAAACCCCAGGAGCTTAACATAGGCAACTGCAGAAAGCTCGTGTCGCTGCCTGAGCTACAGACGTCGTCGCTCAAAATACTACGCGCACAAGATTGCGAATCACTTGAGAGTATATCTCACCTCTTTCGAAACCCGGAAACCATTCTTCATTTCATTAACTGCTTCAAACTTGAACAAGAGTCCCTCATACGAAGTTCAGTTTTCAAGTACATGATCCTACCTGGTGGACAAGTGCCCCCGGAGTATTTCACTCATCGAGCTAGTGGAAGTTACTTGACGATCCCTTTACTTGAGAGCTTTCTCCATGGATCTTTTCTGCGGTTTAAGGCTTGTCTCTTGATTGACACCGACTCTACTAAGCCCACTTGGGTCAAAAGCATTATCCGGGTGTGGTGTCTCCTCAAAGGCAACCAAGGGAACCACTTTCACTCTAGTGATCTTCATATTCTCATCTTCGTTACACGTCTGTTGGACCGTCATCTAGCTATATTTGACTGTTCTTTCCCTTTAGACAATCCTCTAGCCAAATCGAACTATGACGCGGTGGAAATAAAGTTTGGATGGGATGCTTGCGAAATTAAAGAATGCGGTATACAATTCTTCTCTCCGTCCTCGGATAGTCAGCCTGGTGATGCAAATAAGCTATCTGAAGAGAACAGTGTAGACTGCTGA
- the LOC106419297 gene encoding disease resistance protein RPS6-like isoform X1, producing MASSSRSRSLQVFPSFRGKDVRQTFLSHLIVALDRKLVCTVFKDSQIDRGHSISPALVQAIRDSRVSIVVLSKNYASSSWCLDELLEILKCREELGQIVMTIFYDLDPSDVRYQIGEFGKAFEKTCEKKTADVTKQWRLALTEVANIHGHHSRKWDSEAHMVDDFVNDVSCKLNCSQSSSEEFDDLIGIEAHIANMVSLLSMDAEQVLMVGIWGPSGIGKSTIARALFGSLSYRFQRCVFIDRSFIDRTLENFRRINLDDYGVKLQLQEKFLSEILDHKDVKIDHLGVLRGRLQNHKVLIVLDDVDDRLLLDALVGQTLWFGSGSRIIVVTKDVHLLRSHGIERVYEVGFPSEDQALEMFCQSAFKRNSPADGFMDLALEVSKLAGNLPLGLNLLGSSLRGRNKEDWIDMLPELRTCLNGDIEKTLRFGYDRLKETHKRLFLHIACLFNGEKVDSLKWLLADSDVDVNTGLRVLVERSLIRITTHLCKTVEMHNLLQEMGRGIVSAQSFDEPGERQFLTDSKNICDVLEDNSGTKAVLGISWNISEIDELFTLDEDAFKGMSNLRFLKIYKNPLERNEETKLYLPQGIQSLSRRLRLLHWDAYPMSRMPSHFSPAYLVELGMIDSELEKMWEGPQPLKYLKNMSLWRSKKLKEVPDLSKAPNLEELYLADCQSLEMLPSSIRYLKNLKTLNMEECRKLEFLPTNINLESLSNLTLYGCSLIRSFPDISRNISVLSLENTAIEEVPWWIEKMTGLTGLFMSGCSKLSRISPNISKLKHLEDVDFSLCYALTEDSWHDDPQVVPAPNPIGDLDMSDNTFTRLPHSLVSIKPQELNIGNCRKLVSLPELQTSSLKILRAQDCESLESISHLFRNPETILHFINCFKLEQESLIRSSVFKYMILPGGQVPPEYFTHRASGSYLTIPLLESFLHGSFLRFKACLLIDTDSTKPTWVKSIIRVWCLLKGNQGNHFHSSDLHILIFVTRLLDRHLAIFDCSFPLDNPLAKSNYDAVEIKFGWDACEIKECGIQFFSPSSDSQPGDANKLSEENSVDC from the exons atggCTTCATCATCTCGCAGCCGGAGCTTACAGGTGTTCCCAAGCTTCAGGGGGAAAGATGTTCGGCAAACATTCCTCAGCCACCTTATCGTTGCTCTGGATCGCAAACTAGTCTGTACCGTATTCAAAGACAGTCAAATCGACCGCGGCCACTCGATCAGCCCAGCTCTTGTGCAGGCGATCAGAGACTCCAGGGTTTCCATCGTAGTGCTCTCCAAGAACTACGCTTCCTCCAGCTGGTGTTTAGACGAGTTGCTGGAGATCTTGAAGTGCAGGGAAGAGTTAGGTCAGATTGTTATGACGATCTTCTACGATTTGGATCCTTCTGACGTTAGGTATCAGATCGGAGAATTCGGCAAGGCCTTTGAGAAAACTTGCGAGAAGAAAACAGCAGATGTGACGAAACAATGGCGGCTTGCTTTAACGGAAGTAGCAAACATCCACGGACATCATTCTCGTAAATG ggACAGTGAAGCACACATGGTAGATGATTttgtcaatgatgtttcatgtaAGCTGAATTGCTCACAATCATCATCAGAAGAGTTTGATGATTTGATTGGGATCGAAGCTCATATAGCAAACATGGTTTCACTGTTGTCTATGGATGCTGAACAAGTGTTGATGGTAGGGATTTGGGGTCCTTCGGGAATTGGTAAGAGTACCATCGCGAGAGCTTTATTTGGTAGCCTCTCTTACCGATTCCAAAGGTGTGTCTTCATCGATAGATCCTTCATCGACAGGACTCTAGAAAATTTCAGAAGAATCAACTTGGATGATTACGGCGTAAAGCTGCAACTGCAAGAAAAATTTCTGTCTGAGATTTTAGACCACAAGGATGTGAAGATTGATCATTTAGGTGTGTTAAGAGGAAGGCTACAGAACCATAAAGTTCTTATAGTTCTCGACGATGTGGATGATCGATTGCTTCTAGATGCCTTAGTTGGACAAACTCTTTGGTTTGGTTCCGGTAGCAGAATCATTGTGGTAACCAAGGATGTACACTTGTTAAGAAGCCACGGTATCGAACGTGTTTACGAGGTGGGTTTTCCTTCCGAAGATCAAGCTCTCGAGATGTTCTGCCAATCCGCTTTTAAACGAAACTCTCCAGCTGATGGTTTCATGGATCTTGCCCTCGAAGTTTCGAAACTTGCCGGTAATCTTCCTTTGGGTCTTAACCTTTTGGGTTCTTCTCTGCGAGGGAGGAACAAGGAGGATTGGATCGACATGCTACCTGAGCTCAGGACATGTCTGAATGGAGACATCGAGAAAACGTTGAGATTCGGTTATGATCGGTTAAAGGAGACACATAAAAGGCTATTTCTTCACATAGCGTGTTTGTTCAACGGTGAAAAAGTTGATAGCTTAAAATGGTTGCTCGCTGATAGTGACGTTGATGTTAACACTGGTCTTAGAGTTTTAGTTGAGAGGTCGCTTATACGTATAACAACACACTTGTGTAAAACTGTGGAGATGCATAATTTGCTGCAAGAAATGGGTAGAGGAATTGTATCTGCACAGTCCTTTGACGAGCCTGGAGAACGTCAATTTCTGACTGATTCCAAGAATATATGTGATGTACTTGAGGATAACAGT GGCACTAAAGCTGTTTTAGGTATATCGTGGAACATATCAGAAATTGATGAGTTGTTCACGTTGGATGAGGATGCATTCAAAGGGATGAGTAATCTCCGGTTTCTTAAGATTTACAAGAACCCGTTGGAGCGTAATGAAGAAACAAAGTTGTACTTGCCCCAAGGCATACAATCTTTGTCTCGTCGACTTAGATTGTTACACTGGGATGCATATCCAATGTCACGTATGCCTTCACACTTTTCACCAGCCTATCTCGTTGAACTTGGTATGATAGATAGCGAGCTCGAGAAGATGTGGGAAGGGCCCCAG cCACTTAAATATCTTAAGAATATGAGCTTGTGGAGATCAAAAAAACTGAAAGAAGTCCCAGATCTTTCGAAAGCTCCCAATCTCGAGGAACTGTATCTAGCTGATTGCCAGAGTCTAGAGATGCTTCCTTCTTCTATTCGGTATCTCAAGAACCTCAAGACTTTGAACATGGAAGAATGCAGAAAGCTGGAGTTTCTTCCGACAAACATCAACTTGGAATCTCTCTCTAACCTGACTCTCTATGGATGCTCACTGATAAGAAGCTTTCCCGATATTTCGCGCAACATTTCAGTTCTCTCTCTAGAGAACACGGCGATCGAAGAAGTTCCTTGGTGGATTGAGAAGATGACTGGTCTTACCGGCCTGTTCATGAGTGGCTGCAGCAAGTTAAGCCGTATCTCGCCGAATATATCTAAACTCAAACATCTTGAGGATGTAGATTTCTCCTTGTGCTATGCATTAACTGAAGATAGCTGGCACGACGATCCTCAGGTGGTGCCTGCTCCTAATCCTATTGGAGATTTAGACATGTCTGATAACACTTTCACTAGACTTCCACACTCATTGGTTTCCATTAAACCCCAGGAGCTTAACATAGGCAACTGCAGAAAGCTCGTGTCGCTGCCTGAGCTACAGACGTCGTCGCTCAAAATACTACGCGCACAAGATTGCGAATCACTTGAGAGTATATCTCACCTCTTTCGAAACCCGGAAACCATTCTTCATTTCATTAACTGCTTCAAACTTGAACAAGAGTCCCTCATACGAAGTTCAGTTTTCAAGTACATGATCCTACCTGGTGGACAAGTGCCCCCGGAGTATTTCACTCATCGAGCTAGTGGAAGTTACTTGACGATCCCTTTACTTGAGAGCTTTCTCCATGGATCTTTTCTGCGGTTTAAGGCTTGTCTCTTGATTGACACCGACTCTACTAAGCCCACTTGGGTCAAAAGCATTATCCGGGTGTGGTGTCTCCTCAAAGGCAACCAAGGGAACCACTTTCACTCTAGTGATCTTCATATTCTCATCTTCGTTACACGTCTGTTGGACCGTCATCTAGCTATATTTGACTGTTCTTTCCCTTTAGACAATCCTCTAGCCAAATCGAACTATGACGCGGTGGAAATAAAGTTTGGATGGGATGCTTGCGAAATTAAAGAATGCGGTATACAATTCTTCTCTCCGTCCTCGGATAGTCAGCCTGGTGATGCAAATAAGCTATCTGAAGAGAACAGTGTAGACTGCTGA